Proteins encoded together in one Impatiens glandulifera chromosome 1, dImpGla2.1, whole genome shotgun sequence window:
- the LOC124927021 gene encoding uncharacterized protein LOC124927021 — MGSDSNNHQYPLAYAIVNEETTANWSRFLRRLRRFICRSRTGVCIISDRHVGIIEAMKKEQNGFTGDMGIHRFCLYHVRSNFSSAYPGSHLKMLCWVAGNNSQVRKFEDAMRQIKELNPDVENLLRNIPLKMWTMSHDGGYRYGQATTNMVESFNERRTQTLNDLQNGHTYCNMSRKLFENIESKASAHTIILYNEQSGIFEVTTARYRTNNGFCGKVATNISLTYVKVFVFVENGADITLHYDFHPIPNESYWTFPIAHDWEKYGNLVPNENLRKKKNQRGQRQRIRTEMDNPRRTIICGRCGQEGHTRRSQRCPEQNRQ, encoded by the exons ATGGGATCTGATTCTAATAACCATCAATACCCACTTGCTTATGCTATAGTCAATGAAGAAACAACTGCCAACTGGTCAAGGTTTCTACGTCGCCTTCGTAGATTTATATGTCGAAGTAGAACGGGAGTGTGCATAATTTCAGACCGTCATGTTGGAATCATTGAAGCAATGAAGAAAGAACAAAATGGCTTCACTGGAGACATGGGTATACATCGTTTTTGTCTCTACCATGTCCGTAGTAATTTTAGTTCAGCCTATCCTGGATCACATTTGAAGATGTTATGCTGGGTGGCCGGAAATAATAGTCAAGTGAGAAAATTCGAAGATGCGATGAGACAAATCAAAGAGCTTAATCCCGATGTTGAAAATTTGTTACGAAATATTCCATTAAAGATGTGGACTATGTCTCACGATGGAGGATATCGTTACGGTCAAGCAACAACAAATATGGTCGAAAGTTTCAATG AAAGGCGTACTCAAACTTTGAATGATCTTCAAAATGGGCATACTTATTGCAATATGTcaagaaaattatttgaaaatatcgaAAGCAAGGCATCAGCACACACAATTATTCTATACAATGAGCAAAGTGGAATCTTTGAGGTGACTACTGCACGTTACAGAACTAATAATGGTTTTTGTGGAAAGGTGGCAACAAACATATCGTTGACCTATGTAAAGGTTTTTGTTTTTGTGGAAAATGGTGCTGATATCACTCTCCAT TATGATTTTCACCCCATACCTAATGAATCATATTGGACGTTCCCAATAGCACATGATTGGGAGAAATATGGTAATCTTGTTCCCaatgaaaatttgagaaagaagaaaaaccaACGAGGTCAAAGACAGCGTATTCGAACCGAAATGGATAACCCACGAAGAACCATCATTTGTGGGAGGTGTGGCCAAGAAGGTCATACGAGACGTAGCCAACGTTGTCCTGAGCAAAATcgtcaataa
- the LOC124921067 gene encoding uncharacterized protein LOC124921067, giving the protein MEDGFGSYYFENRDLQEEEIWSVNVREELRSDHDSSPKQQIRKSNNNFSSSRVIPIRTNSSSTKKGIHHHHHQSSAPIEIPDWSRIYRKTAKKASWMDHEQDDDHFVYHDQAADQNVDGDDDDDEEEEMIPPHEFIARKLSRTQISSFSMCEGAGRTLKGRDLSKVRNAVLTKTGFLE; this is encoded by the coding sequence ATGGAAGATGGGTTCGGCAGTTACTATTTTGAGAATAGGGATCTTCAGGAAGAAGAAATTTGGTCAGTTAATGTGAGAGAGGAATTAAGATCAGATCATGATTCAAGCCCAAAGCAGCAGATCAGAAAATCCAACAACAACTTCTCATCATCTAGAGTGATCCCCATTAGGACTAACAGTTCTTCTACCAAGAAAGGaatccatcatcatcatcatcaatcatcagCTCCCATTGAAATTCCTGACTGGTCTAGAATTTACAGGAAAACAGCAAAGAAAGCATCATGGATGGACcatgaacaagatgatgatcaTTTTGTTTATCATGATCAGGCTGCTGATCAAAATGTtgatggtgatgatgatgatgatgaagaagaggaaatgATCCCACCTCATGAGTTCATAGCAAGAAAGTTAAGCAGAACCCAGATTTCATCATTCTCCATGTGTGAAGGGGCTGGAAGAACACTCAAAGGAAGAGACCTCAGTAAAGTGAGAAATGCAGTTCTCACTAAAACTGGTTTCCTAGAGTAG
- the LOC124921121 gene encoding ankyrin repeat domain-containing protein 13C-like, producing MSKSTLKTESSINPNDYKHSPVHYAVATGDHANLSRIISSLPRLNDLSSKILQSESESLAQERLADKISTVIDRRDNPNRETPLHLAVRLNDVFVTQILTSAGANISLQNASGWNALQEAIMRRCSDVAAVLLHYQHLDAWYKWRRRLPRIIAALRRMRDFYMEITFHFESSIVPFVGKIAPSDTYKIWKTDGNLRADTSLAGFDGMKVQRADQSFLFLGDGDADHGIPSGSLLVINRDERKIFDAFENAGTPMSEFDIAGLCSQTSVCRPGMDVTQAELVGRTNWRRQEKTENVGEWKSKVYEVHNVVFSYRSRKIIGVDSDHAGNEQQVLPLKIEEDSEDGFLVAEIPHSHRHSSFVPPREDRRHSSFVREENDIVLVSRKSVDNIPCFTGSEKRSRQPSVKAAMVPPPQTKDKEYLKSLKPSIWLTEQFPLKTEELLPLLDILANKVKAVRRMRELLTTKFPPGTFPVKLAIPVLPTVRVVITFTKFIELQPREQFYTPLSSPRFLGCGIGDEEENCRSSSSSSSSSKQMKFCLPNTAENESEPFAIPNGYRWGSFDEKTKKPPKKSGSKPNRKTTN from the exons ATGTCCAAATCCACACTCAAAACGGAATCCTCAATCAATCCAAATGATTACAAGCATAGTCCAGTTCATTACGCCGTCGCTACAGGTGACCACGCCAATCTATCTCGAATCATCTCCTCTCTCCCTCGCCTAAACGATCTATCATCCAAGATACTACAATCCGAATCCGAATCCCTTGCACAGGAACGACTCGCCGATAAGATATCCACCGTCATTGACCGCCGTGACAATCCTAACAGAGAGACGCCGTTACATCTAGCAGTCAGACTAAACGATGTGTTCGTAACTCAGATTCTAACATCAGCCGGCGCTAACATTTCACTTCAGAATGCATCCGGTTGGAATGCATTACAAGAAGCTATAATGCGACGTTGTTCTGATGTCGCGGCGGTTCTTCTTCATTATCAGCATCTTGATGCTTGGTATAAGTGGCGGAGAAGGTTGCCGAGGATAATTGCTGCTCTACGGAGAATGAGAGATTTCTATATGGAGATTACGTTTCATTTTGAGAGTTCAATTGTTCCGTTTGTAGGTAAAATTGCACCGTCTGATACTTATAAGATTTGGAAAACTGATGGAAATCTAAGAGCTGATACTTCGCTTGCTGGATTTGATGGAATGAAAGTACAGAGAGCTGATCAGAGTTTTCTATTCCTTGGCGATGGGGATGCGGATCATGGAATTCCGTCTGGTTCGTTGTTGGTTATAAATAGAGATGAACGAAAGATATTTGATGCATTTGAGAACGCTGGAACTCCTATGAGTGAATTTGATATTGCTGGACTCTGTTCTCAAACTAGCGTATGTCGACCTGGAATGGACGTTACGCAGGCTGAACTCGTTGGTAGAACGAATTGGAGACGGCAGGAGAAGACTGAGAATGTAGGTGAATGGAAATCCAAGGTATATGAAGTTCATAATGTCGTCTTCAGCTATCGATCGAGGAAAATCATTGGAGTAGACTCCGATCATGCAGGCAATGAACAGCAGGTTCTCCCGCTTAAGATTGAAGAAGACTCGGAAGACGGATTCCTCGTAGCTGAGATTCCACATAGCCATCGCCACAGTAGTTTCGTTCCTcctcgtgaggatcgtcgtcaCAGCAGCTTTGTTCGTGAGGAGAATGACATTGTATTAGTATCTAGGAAGAGTGTGGACAATATCCCCTGTTTTACTGGATCAGAGAAACGGAGTCGACAACCCTCAGTGAAGGCGGCGATGGTTCCTCCGCCGCAGACGAAAGATAAGGaatatttgaagagcttgaagCCGTCGATATGGCTGACGGAACAGTTTCCATTGAAGACGGAAGAGTTGCTTCCATTACTTGACATTCTAGCTAACAAGGTGAAAGCAGTGAGACGAATGAGAGAGCTGCTCACGACGAAGTTTCCACCTGGAACTTTTCCTGTAAAG TTGGCTATTCCAGTGTTGCCCACAGTGAGAGTGGTAATAACATTCACAAAGTTCATCGAGCTTCAGCCAAGGGAACAATTCTATACACCATTATCAAGTCCAAGGTTTCTTGGATGTGGAATaggtgatgaagaagagaattGCAGGTCtagttcatcatcatcatcatcatcaaagcAGATGAAGTTTTGTTTGCCTAATACAGCTGAGAATGAATCTGAACCATTTGCAATACCAAATGGATATAGGTGGGGTAGTTTTGATGAGAAAACTAAGAAACCACCCAAGAAGTCAGGATCCAAGCCTAACAGGAAGACAACAAATTAA